A stretch of DNA from Caldalkalibacillus uzonensis:
CTAGAGTCTGACATTAACATCGGTGTGGCTGTTCATACCGAGGAAGGATTAATTGTCCCCGTCTTGAAGCATGCGGACCGGCTCAGCATCGTCGAGATTAACACACGCATGAAAGAACTGACACGGAAAGCCCAACACAATCAATTAACAGCACAAGATATCAAGGACGGAACCTTTACCATCAGCAATGTCGGCCCTATTGGAGGCATGCTGGCTACACCGATCATCAACCACCCGGAAGTGGCGCTGATCGCCTTTCACCAGCTGGAAGACATGCCCGTTGTCCGTAACAAGGAGATTGTGATTCGCTCCATGATGAACTTTTCTATGTCGTTTGACCATCGGGTGGCCGATGGTGTCACAGCGGTGCAATTTACGAACCGCATGAAACAGCTGATTGAAGATCCTGTCCAGTTAATTGCCCATTTACGTTAGTCCGTCTCAAGGGTGGCTTTTTGCTCCTCCCTAGAAAATGATCGGGCAGGAATTAAGATATAAGAGATAGAATACTTAGAATAGAATTATTAATAGTTGTTGTATGATCACGGGAAAGGAGAGAAACGTATGGAATGTATCAGAGTGGAAAAAGAGGGGGCCAAAGCGGTTATCAATTTAAACCGGCCAGACCAACTAAATGCCTTAAATTATCAAACTTTATGCGAGCTGGGAGAGGTACTGGAACAGCTTCACACCGATCGCAGTGTCCGCTGTGTTCTGCTGCGTGGGGAAGGAAAGGCATTTTGCGTCGGAGCTGATCTTAAAGAGCGCAAAAGTTTGACTGAGGACGAAGTCCGGCGAAATGTGTATAAAATCCGTACTGTGTGCGACCAGTTGGAAGCACTGCCGCAGCCGACACTGGCGGTGCTTCACGGTTATGCATTCGGCGGGGGACTTGAATTGTCACTCGCTTGTGACTTCCGATATGCCCAAACCGAAACGAAACTGGGATTAACAGAAGTTAGTCTAG
This window harbors:
- a CDS encoding enoyl-CoA hydratase-related protein; this translates as MECIRVEKEGAKAVINLNRPDQLNALNYQTLCELGEVLEQLHTDRSVRCVLLRGEGKAFCVGADLKERKSLTEDEVRRNVYKIRTVCDQLEALPQPTLAVLHGYAFGGGLELSLACDFRYAQTETKLGLTEVSLGIIPGAGGTIRLPKLIGKAKAKELILMAKRFDAREGERIGLLNGVSDDVWSLALEQASQLEDMAPLAVIQAKHAIDHGFDVDRATGMAIESKAYEVLIPTEDRLEALRAFSEKRKPQFKGR